From Methanobrevibacter ruminantium, the proteins below share one genomic window:
- a CDS encoding DNA-directed RNA polymerase subunit A', which produces MKGIIKKIDRINFGLMSPEQIREMSVVKIERPDTYDEDGYPIESGLMDSRLGVIDPSLKCRTCGEKGGECQGHFGMIELARPVIHVGFGDDIHKILRSTCSECGRVLLDDDEIGEFTEKMEELQEAGESVEELVKDVYKICKDKKTKEVCPHCGAEQEDIKIVKPIDIIEVRKQYDENGELITEEDGTPRTEDYDLTASEVREKLQRIPDEDAYVLGVNPEVARPEWMVLTVLPVPPVTVRPSITLDTGERSEDDLTHKLVDILRINQRLIENMDAGAPQLIVEDLWKLLQYHVTTYFDNEASGVPPARHRSGRPLKTLAQRLKGKEGRFRSNLSGKRVNFSARTVISPDPNISINEVGVPEMIAKEVTVPTYVNEWNIEELKEAILNGPNVHPGANYVKKTIKGKEMKVRVLDDNRELVVENLKYGDVVMRHLKDGDIVLFNRQPSLHRMSMMAHEVRVLPYKTFRLNLCVCPPYNADFDGDEMNMHVFQTDESRAEAKSLMRVQEHILSPRFGGPIIGAIHDHISGAYLLTRDGFTVPEDDAFQMIRKSHLLNNEYVDKKHLKRKNRDWTGKELFSLLLPDDLNMNYKAEICRKCETCLKEDCQYDAFVVIKDGQLTHGAIDEAAYGSFSGKILDTIVKEYGPSRAKEFLDRSTDLAICGIMKTGITTGTNDEEIPEEAIEVIGAHLDKAEQEVDKLIATYEEGLLQSLPGRSAEETLEMRIVQVLGEARDTAGEIAEGYLTMGKQSQDDSYDYVMAVENHSVVMARTGARASMLNLAQITACVGQQSVRGGRITRGYLARPLPHFRKHELGARAKGFVHSSYKEGLDPVEFFFHAMGGREGLVDTAIRTAQSGYMQRRLVNALEDLNVRSDGLVTDNKGQVIQSVFGEEGIDPAKSDFGHVANLDKLIDEMRIKDN; this is translated from the coding sequence TTGAGCTTGCAAGACCTGTAATCCATGTAGGTTTCGGTGATGACATTCATAAAATCTTACGTTCCACCTGTAGTGAATGTGGACGTGTGCTCTTGGATGATGATGAAATCGGAGAGTTCACTGAAAAGATGGAAGAACTCCAAGAAGCAGGTGAAAGCGTAGAAGAACTCGTAAAAGATGTTTATAAAATCTGTAAAGATAAAAAAACCAAAGAGGTATGCCCTCATTGTGGTGCTGAACAGGAAGACATCAAGATTGTCAAACCTATTGACATTATTGAAGTTCGCAAACAATACGATGAAAACGGAGAACTCATAACTGAAGAGGATGGAACTCCTAGAACTGAAGATTATGATTTAACTGCATCTGAAGTACGTGAAAAGCTTCAACGCATTCCAGATGAAGATGCATACGTTTTAGGTGTAAATCCTGAAGTTGCACGTCCTGAATGGATGGTGCTCACAGTACTCCCTGTACCTCCAGTAACCGTAAGACCTTCAATCACTCTTGATACTGGTGAAAGATCTGAGGATGACTTAACTCACAAGTTAGTGGATATTTTAAGAATCAACCAAAGATTGATTGAAAACATGGATGCTGGTGCTCCACAACTTATTGTAGAGGACCTTTGGAAATTACTCCAATACCACGTAACCACTTACTTTGACAATGAAGCAAGTGGTGTTCCTCCTGCAAGACACAGAAGTGGAAGACCTCTTAAGACTTTAGCTCAAAGATTGAAAGGTAAGGAAGGAAGATTCAGAAGTAACCTTTCCGGTAAACGTGTAAACTTCTCAGCACGTACTGTAATCTCTCCTGATCCAAATATCAGTATTAATGAAGTTGGCGTTCCTGAAATGATTGCAAAAGAGGTAACTGTGCCCACTTATGTAAACGAGTGGAACATTGAAGAATTAAAAGAAGCTATCTTAAATGGTCCAAATGTTCACCCTGGAGCTAACTATGTCAAAAAGACCATCAAGGGTAAGGAAATGAAAGTTAGAGTCTTGGATGACAACAGGGAATTAGTCGTTGAGAACCTTAAATATGGTGATGTTGTAATGAGACATCTAAAAGATGGAGATATTGTTTTATTCAACCGTCAACCTTCTCTTCACAGAATGAGTATGATGGCTCACGAAGTAAGAGTATTGCCTTACAAGACTTTCAGATTAAACCTTTGTGTATGTCCTCCATACAATGCGGACTTTGACGGAGACGAAATGAACATGCACGTTTTCCAAACTGATGAATCCCGTGCTGAAGCTAAATCCTTGATGAGAGTACAGGAACACATCTTATCTCCAAGGTTTGGTGGACCAATTATCGGTGCTATTCACGACCACATTAGTGGAGCTTACCTTTTAACTCGTGATGGTTTCACTGTTCCTGAAGATGATGCTTTCCAAATGATTAGAAAATCACATCTTCTCAACAATGAATATGTTGATAAAAAGCATTTAAAACGTAAAAACCGTGATTGGACTGGTAAAGAGTTATTCAGCTTATTGCTTCCAGATGACCTTAACATGAACTATAAAGCAGAGATTTGTAGAAAATGTGAAACTTGTCTTAAGGAAGATTGCCAATATGATGCATTCGTAGTAATCAAAGACGGCCAATTAACCCATGGTGCTATTGACGAAGCAGCATACGGTTCCTTCTCCGGTAAAATCTTGGATACAATCGTTAAGGAATACGGACCATCCCGTGCAAAAGAATTCTTGGACAGATCCACTGACCTTGCTATCTGCGGTATCATGAAAACAGGTATTACCACTGGCACTAACGATGAGGAAATTCCTGAAGAGGCAATTGAGGTTATTGGCGCTCACTTAGATAAGGCTGAACAAGAAGTAGACAAATTAATTGCAACTTATGAAGAAGGACTTCTCCAATCTTTACCTGGTAGAAGTGCAGAAGAAACCTTGGAAATGCGTATTGTGCAAGTTCTTGGGGAAGCTAGGGACACAGCAGGGGAAATCGCAGAAGGTTACCTCACTATGGGAAAACAATCTCAAGATGACTCCTATGACTACGTGATGGCTGTTGAAAACCACTCTGTAGTTATGGCTCGTACCGGTGCAAGGGCATCCATGTTGAACCTCGCTCAGATTACCGCTTGTGTAGGACAGCAATCTGTTCGTGGTGGACGTATTACAAGAGGATACTTAGCTAGACCATTGCCTCACTTCAGAAAACATGAGTTAGGGGCAAGAGCAAAAGGATTTGTACATTCCAGTTATAAGGAAGGATTAGACCCTGTAGAATTCTTCTTCCACGCTATGGGTGGAAGAGAAGGTTTAGTAGATACTGCTATCCGTACAGCACAATCCGGTTATATGCAAAGAAGACTTGTAAATGCACTTGAAGACTTAAATGTAAGATCCGACGGATTAGTCACTGACAACAAAGGTCAAGTCATTCAAAGTGTATTTGGTGAAGAAGGTATTGACCCAGCAAAAAGTGACTTCGGTCATGTAGCAAACTTAGATAAACTTATTGACGAAATGAGGATTAAGGATAACTAA